GCATCCGGTTGCGTGATCGCAAAGGCGGCAATCGTCCGGTCGACGGTCGTCGTGACATCGAACGTCCGTCGTGGTCCACGCTGCGTCGGCCATGCGGCGTCGCTGTCGTGCAAGACGACGTCTGCAACACGTGCAGCACGCTGTGCATTCGATGTCTGCGGCGCGCACAACTGCGCCAGCAGGTCGTGCAACTGCGTCCACAACCGTTCCACCGCACCGTCATCGAAATGCTGACGGTCGTAGCTCATGCGCACATCGATGGTCTCGCCCGACGCGATGCCGATCGTGAGCGGATAATGCGTGGTCTCCACGTTCACGATGTCGCCGAAGTGCAGCGCCTGCGCGCCCTGCGCCCGCAGCGCACGATCCACCGGATAGTTCTCGAAGACGATGAGCGAGTCGAACAGCGCCTGCCCCGGCCAGCCGACCCAGCGCTGAATGTCGTAGAGCGGCGTGCTCTCGGCCTCGCGCAGCGCCAGGTTGTCTTCCTGCAATCGATGCAGCCAGTCGTCGAGTCCTTCCGAAGGCGACGGACCTTGCACTACTGGCAACGTGTTGATGAAGAGCCCCATCATGCGCTCGGCCCCCGGCAGTTCCGCCGGACGACCGGAGACGGTCACACCGAAGCACACGTCGCGCTTGCCCGTGTAACGCTGAAGCAGCAGCGTCCACGCGCCTTGCACCAACGTATTGACGGTCAGACGGCGGCTGCGCGCGGCGCGCTGCCACGCTTGTGCGCTCGTTGCGTCGACCCGGAACGTGCGCTCGCCGTGGCCTTGTGCCGCGGCCATTGTCCGCAGCACGGCCTCGTGCAACTGCGTTGGCGATTCGAAGGCGGCCAGCCGCTCGCGCCAGAACGACTCGCCGTTCTGCGGCGCATGTTCCTCAAGCCACGCAATGTAGTCGCGAAAACGCGGCGCAGTGCCTTCCACCGCCGGTGTACCGGACAGATACGCCTGAAGGATTTCACCGATCAGTCGTGCGCTGCTCCAGCCGTCGAGCAGCACGTGGTGCAGCGTCCAGATCAGTTGCCACGCGTCGTCGTCCACACGCACGAGCGCCACACGCTGTAACGGCGCAACCGCGAGGTCGAAGCCCTGTGCGCGTTCCTGCTGCGCCAGTTCCGTCAGGACACCCGCACCGTGCTGCGCGACACGCTCTCGCCAGTCGAGCAGGCGCAGCGCTTGCGGCACTTCGCGGTGCACGAGTTGCAGCGGCGGCGCGCCGTCTCGCCACACGAAGCTCGTACGCAGGATCGCGTGACGTTTGACGGCGGCCTGCCACGCGGCGGCAAAGGCGTCGGCCTGTAATCCTTCGAGATGGATCTGAAGCTGGTTGACGTACGACGCGCTGTCCGGTGCGAGTCGTGCATGAAACACCATCCCCTGCTGCATGGGCGAGAGTGGATAGGCGTCTTCGAGATCGGCGGCGGGCACCGGCAACGCAGCCAGCGCGGCTTCGGTCAGCCCTGCCAGCGGGAAATCGGCCGCGCTTGTGACCTGTGCGTCGGCGCTGGCCGTGACGAGCGTGCCAAGCGCCGCTTGCATACGAGCGGCCACAGCGGCAATCGTCGCCTCGTGGAAACGCTGGCGCGAGAAGCGCCAGTAGAGACGCAGGCAGCCATCGGCAATCGCGCCGTCGACGCACAACCAGTTGCCCAGCGGGGCGGATGCGTCGCGGGCGGCCCCTGCGGGCGCGTCGCTCGGCGCGAACCGCCCTTCCCCGAAGCCTGCGTCGACGCGACCGAGGTAGTTAAACGTGATGCGTCCTTGCGGCAACGCCGCCATCGCTTCGCGCACTTCGTCACTGCCGTGATACCGCAAAGCGCCGAATCCGAGTCCGGCACGTGGCACCGCCCGCCACATCCGCTTGAGCGCGAACAGCGTTTCGCGCGGCGATGCCGAAACGTCGACGGCCAACGGATAGACCGACGTGAACCAGCCGAGCGTGCGCGTCAGATCGAAAGCTTCGGTGCCCGGCACGTCGTCACGGCCGTGGCCCTCGACGCACAACGCCACGCGCCCTGCCCCGGCCCACTCGCCGACGGCCTGCGCAAGTGCGGCAACGAGCAGTTCATGGATCCGTGCACGGTCGTTCGCGGCGTCGAGCAACCGCTGGGTGGCGCCCGCGTCGAGCGCCACGGTTACTTCCGCTGCATCGGCCTGACGGTCGCCCTCGGCGGGCGTGGCATCGACGGGCAGCGTGTTGTGCGCGCCTTGTAGTGCGTCCGTCCAGAAAGTCGCTTCCTGCTCTGCCTCGGACGACGACGCCCAATCGCGCCAGTAAGTCGCCCAAGCGCCGTATGACGTGCCGTTGTCCGCCAGCGCGACGGGTTGCCCTGCTTCGCATTGGTCAAGCGCTCGCTGCAAATCGCTCAGCAACACCCGCCACGACACACCGTCGACGGCAACGTGATGACAGACAAGCAACAGACGCTGACGCCCCCCTGTCAGATTGACGAGCACCGCGCGCAGCAACGGACCGTTTGCCAGCGACAGAGCGCGTTGTGCACGCTCGGCAGCGGCAAGCGCCTGCGCGTCGTCGGCAGCGTCCACGACATCCAGTGCGACGAGCGATGCGTCGGACGAAGCGCGCAGTTGTCGCCACCCGTCATCGCCTTGGACGTAGCGCATTTGCAGGGCTTCGTGATGCGCGGCGACCGACTGCAACGCCTCGCGCAGTGTGCCGCCATCGAGCGGACGTCCAGCGTCGCGTACGTCCACCTGGATCCATTGATTCCAATGGTCGCGCTGAGGGATCGGCTCGTCAAAGAACCAGGACTGGATCGGCAGCAACGGCGTCTCGCTCGCGTCACGCGTAGCCGTCTGCGACACCGTACCGGCCATCGTCTGCGCAGGCGTCGCTACAGCGGCCAGTTCCGCGAGCGTCTGATGGCGAAACACGTCGCGCACCGTGATGCGCCAGTGCGCCTCGCGCGCGCGACTCACCAGTTGCAGCGCGATGATCGAGTCCCCGCCGAGCGAGAAGAAGTTGTCAACCCGGCCGACTTGCGTAGCGCCGAGCAATTGCGTCCAGATGGCTGCGAGATCCGCTTCGGCCCCGGCGCGCGGCGCTTGCGCGCTCGAGCTCTGCCATACAGGCGCCGGCAGTCGCTTGCGGTCGAGCTTGCCGTTGACGAGCTTGGGCAGTGCGTCGAGCACCAGAATCTGTGCGGGCACGAGATACGCGGGCAGTCGCGCGGCGAGTGCTTGTCGCAACTGCTCGCCAAAGCCCGCCGGGTCGACGCCCTCCGGCGGCGTCGCGCTCACGTGCGCCACGAGTTGCCCCCCCGCCGGTCCCTGCGCCGTGCCCACGACGGCTTCGCGCACGCGCGTCTGCGCCAGCAATTGCGCCTCGACTTCGCCCGGCTCGATGCGAAAACCGCGCACCTTGAGTTGCTGATCGCGACGGCCGAGGTACGCCAGCGTACCGTCGTCCAGCCAGCGAACGCGGTCGCCGGTGCGGTACATGCGCGTACCCGGCGCGCCCCACGGGTCGGGCACGAACCGCTCGGCGCTCTGTCCGGGACGGGACAGATACCCGCGCGCCACGCCCTCACCGCCGAGATACAACTCACCGGCCACACCGACCGGCACGGGTTGCAGACGCTTGTCCAGCACATACGCGCGGCGCTCGCCGACGAGCGAGCCGATGGGAGCGTACGGCGTCGGGCTCTGCATGCCTGCATGGACCGTCCAGTTCACGGGCGTGACGACCGTCTCCGTCGGCCCGTACCCGTTGAGCAACCGCGCCGGTTGCAGCGTGCGCATGACGAGCGCCAGCGTGTCTCGGGACAGCGCCTCGCCGCCGCACGAGTAGATGAGGCCCGGCGGTACGGCGTCCGGATGCGCTTCGACCCATTGCGCCACGTGTCGTAAGAGCGCAGTCGGCAGCCCGGCGTTGGTCACGCGACGGCGCACGATCTGCTCGCAGATTTCCTCCGGCGTCCATTGAAGCGGGCCGCGCAGCACCACGCACGCGCCCTGCGACAGCAGCGTCAGCCAGCGCTCGTGCGCACCGTCGAACGAGAGCGACGCCACATGCAGTTCGCGGAAGTCCGGCGTCATGCCGAACAGCCCCGCAATGGCGCGGCAATGCATGGCAATCGGCCCGTGCGGCACAGCAACGCCCTTCGGCCGCCCCGTCGAGCCGGACGTAAAGATCACATAGGCCAGTTGCGCGGGATGCAGTGCAGGCAGCACCGCCGTCGTAGCAGACGTGTCGGCCTCGGAAATGTCCAGCGCCACCACGCCGGGCGGCACACGTGCGAGCCCCGGCGCGTCGGCGATCACCAGCGCAATGGCTGCATCGGCGCACAACTCGGCGACGCGCCCGGCAGGATGTTCTACATCCAGCGGGACATAGGCACCGCCCGCGCGCAGCACAGCGACCATCGCGACGAACACGTCTGTCGAGCGCGGCAATAACACGCCGACACGCGTCTCAGGTGTCAGACCGTTCGCGAGCAAGCGCGCGGCCAGCGTGTCCGCGCGACGCAGCAGTTCACCGTACGTCAGCACGTCGTCATCGCATTCGACGGCGATGGCCTCCGGGCGACGGGTCGCATGCTCCGCGATCATGTCCGGCAGCAGGCGCGTGTCGTTCGTTGCCGTGCGAGCGTCGTTTGCTGGACTGCCCCAACGTCGGATATCGCTCAGTTCGTCTGCACCGGCGAGCGGCAGGTCCTGCAACGGCGACGACGGTTGCGCGACGAGCGCGGTGAGCAACGTCTGCCAGTGCGCGCAGATACGCTGCGCCGTTGGCTGCGAGATGACGTCGCAGGCGTAACCCAGCCCGCCGCCAAGCGCACCGTCGGGCGACTCCACGATGCCCAGATCGAGGTCGAACTTTGCCTGCGTGGTCTCGCCGTCGAGCACCGTCGCGGTGACGCCCGGCAACTGCAACGCCGACGCCGCATGACGCCGCTGATGGTTCACCATCACCTGAAACAACGGGCTATGACTCAGACTGCGCGCGGGCGCAAGGCGCTCGACTACCTGTTCGAACGGCACATCCGCATGACGCTGCGCGTCGAGCAACGTGTCGCGCACCTGTGCGAGCAAGGCGTCGAACCCGTCCGACAAATCGACGCGCGCGCGCACGACCACCGTGTTGACGAAACATCCGACCACGCGCTCCAGCGCCGTGCGGCTGCGATGACTCACCGGCACACCGACACGCACATCGACGGGGGCGGCATCCGTGTCCTCGTCGCTCTGGCCCACCGCGTATCGGGCCAGCAGCGCCTGAAACGACGCCAGCAACACCGCGAACGGCGTGGTGCGGGCGTCACGCGCCAGGGCGCGAATGCGCTCCGCCAGGGACGCTGGCAGCGAGAATCCAACGCGCCCGCCTTCGGCATCGCGCTGCGCCGGTCGATGACGGTCGAGCGGCAGCGCCAGCAAGTCGTCGGCATCGGCGAGTTGCGTCGCCCAGTAATCCAGTTGCCCCGCCAGCGCGTCGCCGCCCAGCCGCAGCCGTTGCCAGATGGCGTAATCGCCGTAGGTCGGGCCGGTCGACTGGTTCGCGGGCGTCTGTCCGTTGCGCACGACGGCGTAGTCGCAAGCAATCTCGCCGATGAGAACGTCTAGCGAACCACCGTCGGAGATCAGGTGATGCATCGTCAGCACCAGCACATGACACGTCGGCGTGACTCGCAGCAACGTCGTGCGCACCAGCGGGCCGAGCGCCAGGTCGAATGCGCGGCGGCTGACGTCCGCCACTGCGTCGCGAACCTCGGCCTCGGTCGCCCCTTCGGGCAGCGTCAGGATGTCCAGCGGCACATCGACGCGGGCGTGCACGTGCTGCATGAGCTTGCCGTCCGCCACATCGAACGTCGTGCGCAGCGCGGCGTGACGCGCCACGGCAGCGGCGAAGGCTTGCGCCAGTGCCGCCGTATCGAGATCGCCCTCCAGTTGTACCGCGCCGGTGATGTGATACGTGTCGTGGCGCTCGTCCAGTTGCAACAGCGTCCACATGCGTTGCTGCGCGAACGAAGCGGCGGCGCGCTCGACGTCCTGTCCTTGCGCGCGGGACACCCAGCCGTCGAGCGGCAAGTGCTCGCGCACGTCGACGCCCTTGCGTTCGAGCAGCGCGATCATCGCCTGCCGTTGCGCCGGGGCCAGACGGGCGAGCGTCGTTTGAATGTCGTCTTTCGTATCAGCCATGCTTAGTTTGCCCATGAGTAGCCTCCGGCCCGAGCAGCGCCTGCAGCGCCTCGGGGGAAAGGGATTCCATTTCGCGCAGGGCGGCTTGCAGGTCGTCGTCGGCGACCGCCTGACTGGCGTGTGATGTGCCGGTCAAGGCGTCAACCGCCTCGGCCAGCGCCGTCAATCGGCTCGCTTCGAAGAGGGTGCGCAGCGGTACGTCGAGCGACAACGCGTCGCGCAGCCGCGAGGCGACCTGCGTCGCGAGCAGCGAATGGCCGCCGAGCGCAAAGAAGTCGTCGTGACGCCCCACGCGCGGCACGCCCAGCACGTCCTCCCAGATCGAGGCGATGCGCGCTTCGGTGCCGTCGTGCGGTGCCTCGAACTGCGAGGCACCGGCGGCTTCGGGCACCGGCAACGCGCGCCGGTCGAGCTTGCCGTTCGGGGTGAGCGGCAGCGCATCCAGACGCAGCCACTGGCCCGGCACCATGTAGGCTGGCAACGCCCCGCCCAGATGGGCGCGCAGACGCGACCACAGCGCGGCGGCATCGACCTCGGCGACGCGCTCAGGCGGCGATACCACGTACGCCACCAGTTGCTCGCCTGCGCCGTCGTCCCGCACGAGGACGGCCGCGTCCATCACGTCTTCATGACGCAGCAGTTGCGACTCGATTTCGCCCAGTTCGATGCGAAAGCCTCTTAGCTTGACCTGTGCGTCGCCCCGACCGAGGTAGTCGAGCGTGCCGTCCGCCCGCCGACGCGCACGGTCGCCGCTGCGGTACATGCGCTCGCCCGGTGCGCCCTTCGGGTCCGGCACGAAGCGCTCGGCCGTGAGGCCCGCCTGTCCCAGATACCCACGCGCCAGCCCGTCGCCGCACACGTACAGATCGCCTGCGACACCCGGCGGCACTTCGTTGAGCCCCGCGTCCAGCACCCGCCAGTCGAGGTCGGCAATCGGCGCGCCGATGGGTGAACCGGTCACGTCGTTCGCACGCAACACATGACGACTGACGTGCACCGTCGTCTCCGTGATGCCGTACATATTGGTCAGGCGCGTAGCGTCACCGAAGCGCTGCCGCCACGCAGCCAGTCGCGCAGGCGTGAGCGCTTCGCCGCCAAAGACGATGTGGCGCAGCGTGGTCGACGTCGCATCCGACGGCATCGCGCCGAGCCACTGATAGAACGCCGAAGGCGTCTGATTGAGCACCGTCACGCCTTCGCTGGCGACGAGTGCCCACATGGCGGCCGGATCACGCGCCGTGTCCTGCGACACGACCACGAGCCGCGCGCCGTGCGCGAGCGCACCGAAGATTTCCCAGACCGAGAAGTCGAAGGCGTACGAATGGAACATCGTCCAGACGTCGTTCGCGTCGAAGGCGAAGTCCTGCGACGTACCCGTGAGCAATCGCATCAGGTTGCGATGCGTCAGTTGCGCGCCCTTCGGACGCCCCGTCGACCCGGACGTATAGATCACATAAGCCAGTTGATCGACGTGAACGTCGCGCGCCGGGGCATCGTCCGGTAGCGTCGCGTCTGCGAGCATCGATTCGAGGGTCATCGCCTCGCCCGGCAGCCACGACGCCCCGGCCAGCGACGCCTGCGTGATCGCATGCGTCACCCCGGCGTCTTCCACCATGTAGCTCAGACGTTCGGCTGGATAAGCAGGGTCGAGCGGCAGATACGCCGCGCCCGCCTTGAGAATGCCGAGCATGGCGACGATCAGGTCCGTGCTGCGCGACATGGCCAGCCCGACACGCGCCTCGGGCGCGACGCCCGCGCGAATGAGCGCATGCGCGATGCGGTTCGCGCGGGTGACGAGGTCGCGGTATAAGACGCGAGTGTTGGCGTCGCACACGGCAATCGCGTCACCCCGCACGGCGGCCTGCGCGTCGATCACGGCATGCACGGGCAGCGGCACGGCGAT
The Pandoraea oxalativorans genome window above contains:
- a CDS encoding non-ribosomal peptide synthetase is translated as MADTKDDIQTTLARLAPAQRQAMIALLERKGVDVREHLPLDGWVSRAQGQDVERAAASFAQQRMWTLLQLDERHDTYHITGAVQLEGDLDTAALAQAFAAAVARHAALRTTFDVADGKLMQHVHARVDVPLDILTLPEGATEAEVRDAVADVSRRAFDLALGPLVRTTLLRVTPTCHVLVLTMHHLISDGGSLDVLIGEIACDYAVVRNGQTPANQSTGPTYGDYAIWQRLRLGGDALAGQLDYWATQLADADDLLALPLDRHRPAQRDAEGGRVGFSLPASLAERIRALARDARTTPFAVLLASFQALLARYAVGQSDEDTDAAPVDVRVGVPVSHRSRTALERVVGCFVNTVVVRARVDLSDGFDALLAQVRDTLLDAQRHADVPFEQVVERLAPARSLSHSPLFQVMVNHQRRHAASALQLPGVTATVLDGETTQAKFDLDLGIVESPDGALGGGLGYACDVISQPTAQRICAHWQTLLTALVAQPSSPLQDLPLAGADELSDIRRWGSPANDARTATNDTRLLPDMIAEHATRRPEAIAVECDDDVLTYGELLRRADTLAARLLANGLTPETRVGVLLPRSTDVFVAMVAVLRAGGAYVPLDVEHPAGRVAELCADAAIALVIADAPGLARVPPGVVALDISEADTSATTAVLPALHPAQLAYVIFTSGSTGRPKGVAVPHGPIAMHCRAIAGLFGMTPDFRELHVASLSFDGAHERWLTLLSQGACVVLRGPLQWTPEEICEQIVRRRVTNAGLPTALLRHVAQWVEAHPDAVPPGLIYSCGGEALSRDTLALVMRTLQPARLLNGYGPTETVVTPVNWTVHAGMQSPTPYAPIGSLVGERRAYVLDKRLQPVPVGVAGELYLGGEGVARGYLSRPGQSAERFVPDPWGAPGTRMYRTGDRVRWLDDGTLAYLGRRDQQLKVRGFRIEPGEVEAQLLAQTRVREAVVGTAQGPAGGQLVAHVSATPPEGVDPAGFGEQLRQALAARLPAYLVPAQILVLDALPKLVNGKLDRKRLPAPVWQSSSAQAPRAGAEADLAAIWTQLLGATQVGRVDNFFSLGGDSIIALQLVSRAREAHWRITVRDVFRHQTLAELAAVATPAQTMAGTVSQTATRDASETPLLPIQSWFFDEPIPQRDHWNQWIQVDVRDAGRPLDGGTLREALQSVAAHHEALQMRYVQGDDGWRQLRASSDASLVALDVVDAADDAQALAAAERAQRALSLANGPLLRAVLVNLTGGRQRLLLVCHHVAVDGVSWRVLLSDLQRALDQCEAGQPVALADNGTSYGAWATYWRDWASSSEAEQEATFWTDALQGAHNTLPVDATPAEGDRQADAAEVTVALDAGATQRLLDAANDRARIHELLVAALAQAVGEWAGAGRVALCVEGHGRDDVPGTEAFDLTRTLGWFTSVYPLAVDVSASPRETLFALKRMWRAVPRAGLGFGALRYHGSDEVREAMAALPQGRITFNYLGRVDAGFGEGRFAPSDAPAGAARDASAPLGNWLCVDGAIADGCLRLYWRFSRQRFHEATIAAVAARMQAALGTLVTASADAQVTSAADFPLAGLTEAALAALPVPAADLEDAYPLSPMQQGMVFHARLAPDSASYVNQLQIHLEGLQADAFAAAWQAAVKRHAILRTSFVWRDGAPPLQLVHREVPQALRLLDWRERVAQHGAGVLTELAQQERAQGFDLAVAPLQRVALVRVDDDAWQLIWTLHHVLLDGWSSARLIGEILQAYLSGTPAVEGTAPRFRDYIAWLEEHAPQNGESFWRERLAAFESPTQLHEAVLRTMAAAQGHGERTFRVDATSAQAWQRAARSRRLTVNTLVQGAWTLLLQRYTGKRDVCFGVTVSGRPAELPGAERMMGLFINTLPVVQGPSPSEGLDDWLHRLQEDNLALREAESTPLYDIQRWVGWPGQALFDSLIVFENYPVDRALRAQGAQALHFGDIVNVETTHYPLTIGIASGETIDVRMSYDRQHFDDGAVERLWTQLHDLLAQLCAPQTSNAQRAARVADVVLHDSDAAWPTQRGPRRTFDVTTTVDRTIAAFAITQPDAIAVTDGERSLTYAELDVQANRMAHALLRRGVASEDRVGIALTRRVELIVAMLGVLKAGATYVPLDPAYPDERLGYIVQDADIEVVVTDAALGAPAWLPKDSVSIDALSRDTALPTTSPEVRIHVDQLAYVIYTSGSTGRPKGVQVAHRQLMRLLHSTQDWFGFGPDDVWTMFHSYAFDVSVWEIFGALSHGGRLVVVPYYTSREPQALWAMLEQQRVTVLCQTPSAFYQMLAALPPDASQTTLRHIVLAGEALTPRRLAPWWSHFGTQTRIVNMYGPTETTVYVSYGVVTPEAAEAGIGHSPIGEALPDIGWRVLDASLAEVPMGVPGELYVGGDGLARGYLGRPDLSAERFVPDPWGPAGARMYRTGDRVRRLPDGTLDYLGRGDRQVKLRGFRIEPGEIEAQLLTHAQVRDAAVLVRGEGADEQLVAYVVASAEDDALWERLREHLATRVPVFMMPGQWLRLDALPLTPNGKLDRRALPAPQAAAARFVAPQDGVETDVAQVWQSVLGVERVGRHDNFFALGGHSLLATQMVARLQAASGRPVALRQLFETPVLSDFCAAWAVAAPAALDAQTRNALDDLLGDLEADAA